One Synechococcus sp. Nb3U1 genomic window, TTGGGGTGAGTTGGGATCCATCACAGGGATCCCTTTATGCCTCAGGGAAAGACGACCGACAATAAAGGCCCCAAGGGGTTGGCAAGCCATCGATGCTGAGCTGGTTTTTCTGCTGTCGATAAGCCTGTAAGCCCACTTCCCCTTTTTGGGCAGCCCACTCTACCAAAGATTGCCGTTGCCCCTGATAGGCGTAAAGCGGTACCCCCATGCCACAGGAGGTTTGTACCCGCCCCACATCCACAAGAATGATCTGCCGGGCACCGGGAAGTTCCTCAAATTGAGAGATCAACATCTGCCAGTCGGAGCTAGCAGGCAAGATCACTCGCCCCCGACCGTAGAGGCGCAGAATACAAGGGGGATCCTCAAAGGCGCAAAACATCAAGGTAATGCGCTGGTTTTCAACCAAATGGGCGGAGGTTTCATTGCCACTGCCGGTTACATCCAGATAGGCCACTTGGTGTGGTGAAAGGAGGCGAAAGCTCTGCAATCCTTTGGGGGAGAGGTTGACATGACCATGGGCTGCAAGGGGAGCAGTTGCCACAAAGAAAATTTGTTGGGCAGCGATAAACCGTTGCAAAGCAGGAGTGATCGAGTCGTGGACTTTGGCCATGGAGAAAATGGGTCGGAACGGCTCTTCGAGTTTGACTCCCCTGGGCTCGCCTAGCCCGAAAATGTGAGGTTTTGTTTCGACTTCTGTTGCAATTCATGTGTAAATCTGGAGGGGATCCCGTTGGGGTTTCGAGAACAGGGGTAATCTAGGGGTCGATTCAACCCAAGCTGAGGATTCAAACCCATGATGCCCGTTGTTGCGCCGTTGGCTTTGACCGCCCAAACCACCCCCTGGTCGCCCTTGAATGCCGTGGCGATTCTTCTGTGCACAGGTCTTGCTTATCTGATCTTCAAGTCCACTTCGGGATCCACCGCCGAAGCCGGCCCTGTGTTGGGCATGGATTGGCCTGAGGTGATTGGCGTCGCCAGTTTCGGCCACCTGTTGGGGGTAGGGGTGATCCTGGGCCTCTCCAGCATGGGCGTATTTTGAGGCATAACCTCGTTTACATTTCTTGATGTCTGTCGGGATCCGTCCCTGGCGATGTTAAACTCTATTGCAATTCTGAAAGAAGCAGTTTCTCCTGCCGCACTTCCCTCTGAGGTTTGTTGTCATGCCAGCAATGATGCTCCTAGCCAGTTTGCCGGAAGGCTACGAATTGTTTGATCCCTTGGTGGATCTGTTGCCGATTATCCCCGTTTTGTTCTTCCTGCTGGCTTTCGTCTGGCAAGCAGCGGTGGGCTTCAAATAGAGCGCTGCTAGATAGAGCGCCGTATATGCCAAGGCTATTGGCTTTGCTTCTAAAAGTTCATCCCTTGAGCGGGGTGCTATGGGCTGCTATTGAGATTGGCTCTTTATCGTTTCTCTGGGATCCCCAGCTTTGGGGGTCTTTTTTGTGGCGATTTTGTAGCGATTGGGATCCCCTTCTCCAGATTAGGGCTCGCGGTCAAGTGCACCCGTAATCCACAGCACTCCCGCCAGACAGACAAAATGGGCGAAGGTGACGTTAATATTGGCCGCCAACAACAGAACCCCCGTCACCTGATTTGCCTGTGTGCGGGAAAACATCCGCGCTAGCAATTCGCCAACCTGAGCCTCCATGCCAATCAAGGCCAAAAAAGCCCCGATCAAGCTGACATAAGTGACCAGCTGCAGTTGCTTGGGCAAATCCAACTGACTGAGAGAATCGGCGGAAGCCTGGCGACGATCCGCATGGAGAAGATAGCGCCAATTAAAAAACAGACCCGCCGCTAAAGTCAGCAACGTAAAGAGCGTGAACCAAAAGGCGAGTATGGCCCCGGCAGAATCATCCCGATAGACGGTATTCTGGCCAATTAAAAAGCCAACCCAGAGCAGCAGAGCCGCTGCCCCCAAAACCGCCTGAAACCAAAACCCAAAGCGACGAGTCAGGCGCAACCGAGATTTCATTCGCTCAACAGCCGCCCGTACTGACGGCGACATGGGCTCGTTCATCGCTCTCTCCCGCCTTGCTGGATGGACACTGACCTTTGCTTCCAGCCTATCGTCATCCTCCAACCTCAGTCACCTCAGCTAGGGATCCTCACTTTGTAGACGCAGAATTTCCGCTTCGATGCGTCGTTGCAAGGCCTGTCCTTCTGGCGAACGAATCAGTAGGGTAATGCGGTTGTAGTCGGGCACACTCATGCCGTGGCGGGTAATGATTTCGCTGGCGGTACGAATAAAGTCTCGCCGAATCTGATCCTTGCTGGCTGGGTCATCAGTAGCCTGAGAGCGTTGTTGAGATTCCTGACGGTAAGGCTCCATTTCCAGAACAATGCGAGCATACATCGTCACCTGTTCATCCGCCAGAACCACCGGTGTCGGGGTTTGGGCAACCGCCAGAGGAACTGCCAACAATGGGATCCAAGTGCAAGCCCAGATCAAGCCCACCAACCCTTTTTGGGCCACACTTTGCATCGGGAATAGTGCCCACCGTCTTCTACCCGCTTTCCCTGACACCGCTAACGTCTCCCCACCCGATAATGGCTGCTCCGGTTGTGTGTTTGCCCTGACCCAGCTGCTGGTTGCTGACGAACCGTGTAGGCTTCGATGCTACCCGTTCTTCCCCACAAAAGGCTAGGGCATCCACACTGGCCACCCAGCTTCATTCTCTGACCCAAAACCAGCTTTTTGGTTCCTGTCGCCGGTTTCAGGGGTGTTTCTCCGGGCCGCAAGCAGGTCAGGGGGAAAGGCTTCTGGGATAATGAGGTGCAGAGCACCAGTGAATTGCCCTTATGAGTTTGGAACGTCGCCCCGTTTTTCCCTTTACGGCCATCGTGGGCCAGGAGGAAATGAAATTAGCCCTGCTCCTGAACGTGATCGATCCGCGCATTGGTGGGGTGCTGATCATGGGGGATCGCGGGACGGGCAAATCCACCACCATTCGGGCCTTGGCGGATCTGTTGCCCCAAATTGAAGTGGTGAAAGGGGATCCCTTTAACAGCCACCCCCAGCAACGGGATTTGATGAGCGACCAACTGTGGGAACGCCTCCAAGCAGGAGAATCGGTGGAAAGTACCTGGATGCAGGTGCCGATGGTGGATCTGCCTCTGGGGGCAACCGAAGATCGGGTGTGTGGCACCCTCGACATCGAACGGGCCTTATCCCAGGGGGTTAAAGCCTTTGAACCGGGACTGTTGGCCAAAGCGAACCGGGGCATCCTGTACGTGGATGAAGTGAACCTCTTGGACGATCACTTGGTGGATGTGTTGCTGGATTCGGCAGCCTCCGGGTGGAACACTGTTGAGCGGGAAGGGATTTCCATCCGCCATCCGGCTCGGTTTGTCTTGGTCGGCTCCGGCAACCCAGAAGAAGGAGAGTTACGCCCGCAACTGCTGGATCGCTTCGGCATGTTCGTGCAGATCGAAACGGTGCGGGATGCCGCCCTGCGGGTACGGATCGTGGAGGAACGCAGCCAGTTTGATGCCGATCCAAAAGCCTTTTTGGCCAAACATGCAGACTCACAGCAGCAGCTTTTGGAACGGATTGAAAAAGCGCAGCACCTTTTGCCCAAGGTGACAGTGGATCCGGACTTGCGCCTTAAGATCTCCGGGGTGTGTGCTGCGTTGGAAGTGGATGGTCTGCGGGGAGATATTGTGACCAATCGGGCTGCTAAGGCTTTGGCTGCTCTGGAAGGCCACGATGAGGTTACCCTTGCGGATATTCGTCGGGTGATCAGTCTCTGTTTACGGCACCGCCTGCGTAAGGATCCTCTAGAAACCATCGACTCCGGTTACAAAGTCGAAAAAGCCTTTAGCGAAGTCTTTCAGGTCAGCCTAGATAGTGCGGCCTGATGGTAGCTTGATTGATCATCCCCCTTTATGGAGAATCCCTACTTTCATGACCACTGCTGCTTCCGTCTATACCCCACTGGTGCAAACTCTGATACCCCGTCCTTCCCGTGTTCGGGATGCGTTGTTGATCTTGGGGGGCAGTTTATTCGTGGCTGTGCTGGCTCAGGTGCGGATCCCTTTGCCCTTTACGCCGGTGCCGATTACCGGTCAAACCTTTGCTGTGCTGTTGGTAGGGGCAGGCTTTGGGGCGCGGCTGGGCTTCCTGACACTGTTGCTGTATCTACTAGAAGGGATCCTAGGGTTGCCGGTCTTCACGGGTAGCGGCTCTGGGCTCAGCCACCTAGCAGGGCCAACGGGGGGTTATTTGCTGGCCTTTCCGCTGGCGGCAGGGTTGATGGGCTGGCTCGTACAACAGCTTGGGGTAGATCGCCATGCTGGAAAGATGGCGGTGGCAATGCTGGCTTGCACAGTCCTGATTTACTTGATCGGGGCCACTTGGCTGGGGGTCTGGCTGAATCAGAATGTCGGCCCAACTTCCCTTATGGAGGTGCTTCAGAAGGGAGTTTTCCCCTTCTGGGTTGGAGATCTGATCAAGATGGGCCTGACAGCGCTCCTCTTACCTGTAACCTGGCGCTGGCTAGGACGAGAGAAGTCAACCCCAGAGCAGGACTAACCCCCAGACGGGATCCGGATCCCGTCCCGAACAGACACAACACGGTTATTGCAGAGCCAAGGTTAACATCGGAGAAATCTAAAAAAAAGATAATAGCTACAGGGATCCGGCCTTTTTTCTGAGATTCTAATAATTGTGTTCAAAGCAACTCATTGATGGAGCCCACTTTTTATTTGCTCTAGATTTTTTATAAATCGCTGATTGGTCGTATTTAAGCCCCTTCTTGGGGCTTTCTTTATGGATTGAGTTTAGAAGTACCAGAAGGGATTCCAATCTTTCGGAGGCATCAGCATCCAGGGATCCCAAATGAGCGTTGAAGTGGTCTATCGGTCTCTGGCAGGAACCTTCTTCTCCAGCCAGGCGGCCACGTGATCCGCCAGATCTACCCCTTCTAACTGGCAGATTTCTCGGAGCATGGTTGGGCTGGTAACATTCACTTCTGTCAGCCGTTCCCCGATGACATCAATCCCAACAAAATAGAGCTTTTCCTGCCGTAAGACAGGTGCCAAAGCTCCACACAAAGCACGTTCTTTTTCCGTAATCTCAGTTTTCTCAACTCTACCTCCGGCAGCAATATTGCCTCGGAAATCCCCCTGTCCAGGCACTCGGTTCACAGCTCCAAGAGGTTCTCCTTCCAGCAACAAAATACGTTTATCTCCGGTCACTGCTTCCGGCAAATACTCCTGCACCATCACCGGCAACTGGCCGAATTGGGTGCTGATCTCGAGTAACGAGTTCACATTGGGATCCCCAGCATTGACCCGTAGGATCCCTTCTCCCCCTTTGCCTCCCAGCGGTTTAAGCACCGCCTGTCCTTCGTGCTCGATGAACTGGCGCAAGAGCTGTTTGTTGCCACTCACCCGTGTCCGTGGGATCCAATCCTTAAATTGCAGGGCATAGAGCTTTTCGTTGGCGGAGCGGATCCCGGCGGGATGATTAAGCACCAGGGTTTGGTTGGGAGAAAGACGATCCAAAAGGTAAGTCGCGTAGAGATAGGCAGTATCCACCGGCGGATCCTTGCGCATCCATACCGCTTGCATTTGGTTCAAGGGCATGAGCTGCTCTTGCTTCACCTCGTACCAGGCATCCGCCGCCAAATCCAACCGAATTTCCTGAACGGATCCCCAGGTTTCCCCCTGATCCAGGTATAGATCCCCAATGCCCAGGCAGAAAATGCGGTGTCCCCGGTTCTGAAGCGCCTCCATGAGGGCAACGCTGGTGTCATGGCCCACCTGTAACTGGGGCAATGGATCAACAATGAAGGCTACCTGCATGGATCACTGACGAAAGGCTGCCCTGAGTATGCAACAAATCGGAGCTGATCCGCCCTTTCCAACACGGGTTTCTTCAAGGGGACTCAGACGCAAAGATTACCGGATACGGAATCAAGTTTTTAATATCCTCTTAACCTCTCCAGCCAGAGCAAACGTTAGCTTAGTTACTAACATGACCCCCTTCTGCAACTGTGAAGCCTCTGTTGGCTCGCCTTCTGACCTGACTGTAGGGATCCGTTGCCCGTGACTGCCTCCTCTCCCGAACCCTCCTTAACAGCCCGCATCGAAAGCACACGGGATCTGCTTGCAGCCCTACGTGAGGGACGTTCCTTGCTGGGTGCCAATCTAGAAAATGCCTATCTCTCGCGGGGTCTATTCGACCGCATCCAGATGCCCAAAGCCAACCTATTACGGGCCAATTTACGCTCCATCAGCATGC contains:
- a CDS encoding DUF4168 domain-containing protein encodes the protein MQSVAQKGLVGLIWACTWIPLLAVPLAVAQTPTPVVLADEQVTMYARIVLEMEPYRQESQQRSQATDDPASKDQIRRDFIRTASEIITRHGMSVPDYNRITLLIRSPEGQALQRRIEAEILRLQSEDP
- the gshB gene encoding glutathione synthase, which produces MQVAFIVDPLPQLQVGHDTSVALMEALQNRGHRIFCLGIGDLYLDQGETWGSVQEIRLDLAADAWYEVKQEQLMPLNQMQAVWMRKDPPVDTAYLYATYLLDRLSPNQTLVLNHPAGIRSANEKLYALQFKDWIPRTRVSGNKQLLRQFIEHEGQAVLKPLGGKGGEGILRVNAGDPNVNSLLEISTQFGQLPVMVQEYLPEAVTGDKRILLLEGEPLGAVNRVPGQGDFRGNIAAGGRVEKTEITEKERALCGALAPVLRQEKLYFVGIDVIGERLTEVNVTSPTMLREICQLEGVDLADHVAAWLEKKVPARDR
- a CDS encoding biotin transporter BioY — its product is MTTAASVYTPLVQTLIPRPSRVRDALLILGGSLFVAVLAQVRIPLPFTPVPITGQTFAVLLVGAGFGARLGFLTLLLYLLEGILGLPVFTGSGSGLSHLAGPTGGYLLAFPLAAGLMGWLVQQLGVDRHAGKMAVAMLACTVLIYLIGATWLGVWLNQNVGPTSLMEVLQKGVFPFWVGDLIKMGLTALLLPVTWRWLGREKSTPEQD
- a CDS encoding pyridoxamine 5'-phosphate oxidase family protein translates to MAKVHDSITPALQRFIAAQQIFFVATAPLAAHGHVNLSPKGLQSFRLLSPHQVAYLDVTGSGNETSAHLVENQRITLMFCAFEDPPCILRLYGRGRVILPASSDWQMLISQFEELPGARQIILVDVGRVQTSCGMGVPLYAYQGQRQSLVEWAAQKGEVGLQAYRQQKNQLSIDGLPTPWGLYCRSSFPEA
- the bchI gene encoding magnesium chelatase ATPase subunit I; protein product: MSLERRPVFPFTAIVGQEEMKLALLLNVIDPRIGGVLIMGDRGTGKSTTIRALADLLPQIEVVKGDPFNSHPQQRDLMSDQLWERLQAGESVESTWMQVPMVDLPLGATEDRVCGTLDIERALSQGVKAFEPGLLAKANRGILYVDEVNLLDDHLVDVLLDSAASGWNTVEREGISIRHPARFVLVGSGNPEEGELRPQLLDRFGMFVQIETVRDAALRVRIVEERSQFDADPKAFLAKHADSQQQLLERIEKAQHLLPKVTVDPDLRLKISGVCAALEVDGLRGDIVTNRAAKALAALEGHDEVTLADIRRVISLCLRHRLRKDPLETIDSGYKVEKAFSEVFQVSLDSAA
- the psaK gene encoding photosystem I reaction center subunit PsaK, which produces MMPVVAPLALTAQTTPWSPLNAVAILLCTGLAYLIFKSTSGSTAEAGPVLGMDWPEVIGVASFGHLLGVGVILGLSSMGVF
- a CDS encoding photosystem II reaction center protein K, with protein sequence MPAMMLLASLPEGYELFDPLVDLLPIIPVLFFLLAFVWQAAVGFK
- a CDS encoding DUF3611 family protein; its protein translation is MNEPMSPSVRAAVERMKSRLRLTRRFGFWFQAVLGAAALLLWVGFLIGQNTVYRDDSAGAILAFWFTLFTLLTLAAGLFFNWRYLLHADRRQASADSLSQLDLPKQLQLVTYVSLIGAFLALIGMEAQVGELLARMFSRTQANQVTGVLLLAANINVTFAHFVCLAGVLWITGALDREP